The following proteins are co-located in the Frigidibacter mobilis genome:
- the rplC gene encoding 50S ribosomal protein L3 — translation MLRSGIIAKKLGMTRLFLEDGKQVPVTVLQLDNLQVVAQRTAEKDGYTAVQLGAGTAKAKRTTAAMRGHFAKANVAPKRKIAEFRVSPDALIGVGEEITADHYFAGQFVDIAGVSIGKGFAGAMKRHNFGGLRASHGVSVSHRSHGSTGQCQDPGKVFKGKKMAGHLGAVRVTTQNIQVVRTDSDRGLIMVKGSVPGSKGGWVTVKDAVKKPLPENVILPAALRSHAEEAKRLAEEAAAAAAAEAEAAAAAAAEAQAAAEAAALAEAEASIQSDKDGGSDQADEAVSDAPEGDKQ, via the coding sequence ATGTTGCGCTCTGGTATTATCGCCAAGAAGCTGGGCATGACCCGGCTGTTCCTCGAGGATGGCAAGCAGGTCCCGGTGACCGTGCTGCAACTCGACAATCTGCAAGTCGTGGCACAGCGCACGGCCGAGAAGGATGGCTACACTGCCGTTCAGCTGGGCGCGGGCACGGCCAAAGCCAAGCGGACCACCGCCGCCATGCGCGGCCATTTCGCCAAGGCGAACGTGGCCCCGAAACGCAAGATCGCCGAATTCCGTGTGTCGCCCGATGCGCTGATTGGTGTGGGCGAGGAAATCACCGCTGACCACTATTTCGCGGGTCAGTTCGTGGACATCGCCGGCGTGTCGATCGGTAAGGGTTTTGCCGGTGCGATGAAGCGGCACAACTTCGGTGGTCTGCGCGCCTCGCACGGCGTCTCGGTCAGCCACCGTTCGCATGGCTCCACCGGCCAGTGCCAGGATCCGGGCAAGGTGTTCAAGGGCAAGAAGATGGCCGGCCACCTCGGTGCCGTGCGCGTTACGACCCAGAACATTCAGGTTGTCCGTACCGACAGCGACCGCGGCCTTATCATGGTCAAGGGTTCGGTTCCGGGTTCGAAAGGCGGTTGGGTGACGGTCAAGGATGCGGTGAAGAAGCCGCTGCCCGAGAACGTGATCCTGCCGGCCGCGCTGCGCAGTCACGCAGAGGAAGCCAAGCGTCTGGCCGAAGAAGCCGCCGCCGCCGCTGCTGCCGAGGCTGAAGCCGCTGCCGCCGCCGCCGCCGAAGCCCAGGCTGCTGCAGAAGCCGCTGCGTTGGCCGAAGCGGAAGCTTCGATCCAGTCTGACAAGGACGGTGGTTCGGATCAGGCCGACGAGGCCGTCTCCGACGCGCCGGAAGGGGACAAACAATGA
- the rplD gene encoding 50S ribosomal protein L4 yields MKLDVIKLDAGKAGQIDLSDDIFGLDPRADILHRVVRWQRAKAQQGTHSTLGKSDVSYSTKKIYRQKGTGGARHGSRKAPIFRKGGIYKGPTPRSHAHDLPKKFRALGLKHALSAKAIAGHLMILDDAVMAEAKTGVLAKMAKELGWKRVLIIDGAAVDENFARAARNIEGIDVLPSMGANVYDILKRDTLVITKAGVEALEARLK; encoded by the coding sequence ATGAAACTTGATGTAATCAAGCTCGACGCTGGCAAGGCTGGCCAGATCGACCTGTCCGACGACATCTTCGGTCTGGATCCGCGGGCGGACATCCTGCATCGCGTCGTGCGCTGGCAGCGTGCGAAGGCGCAGCAGGGCACCCACTCGACCCTGGGCAAGTCCGACGTGTCCTACTCGACCAAGAAGATCTATCGCCAGAAGGGCACCGGCGGCGCACGCCACGGCTCCCGCAAGGCTCCGATCTTCCGGAAGGGCGGCATCTACAAGGGCCCGACCCCGCGCAGCCATGCGCATGATCTGCCCAAGAAGTTCCGTGCCCTCGGGCTCAAGCACGCGCTGTCGGCGAAAGCCATCGCGGGTCATCTGATGATCCTGGACGATGCGGTGATGGCCGAGGCCAAGACGGGCGTTCTTGCGAAGATGGCCAAGGAACTTGGCTGGAAGCGCGTGCTGATCATCGACGGTGCCGCCGTTGACGAGAACTTCGCCCGTGCCGCGCGCAACATCGAAGGCATCGATGTGCTGCCGTCGATGGGCGCCAACGTCTATGACATCCTCAAGCGTGACACCCTGGTGATCACGAAGGCGGGCGTCGAAGCACTGGAGGCTCGGCTGAAATGA
- the rpsJ gene encoding 30S ribosomal protein S10 produces MQGTNIRIRLKAFDFRVLDASTQEIVNTAKRTGAQVRGPIPLPNKIEKFTVLRGPHIDKKSRDQWEIRTHKRLLDIVNPTPQTVDALMKLDLAAGVDVEIKV; encoded by the coding sequence ATGCAAGGTACCAACATCCGCATCCGGCTGAAGGCCTTCGACTTCCGCGTTCTGGACGCCAGCACGCAGGAAATCGTCAACACGGCCAAACGGACCGGCGCGCAGGTTCGCGGCCCGATTCCGCTGCCGAACAAGATCGAGAAATTCACGGTTCTCCGTGGTCCGCACATCGACAAGAAGTCGCGTGACCAATGGGAGATCCGCACCCACAAGCGCCTTCTCGATATCGTCAACCCGACGCCGCAAACCGTGGACGCGCTGATGAAGCTCGACCTGGCCGCCGGCGTCGATGTCGAGATCAAGGTCTGA
- a CDS encoding 50S ribosomal protein L23, producing MSTKPEHYDVIVKPIITEKATMASEANAVVFQVRRDATKPLIKEAVEALFGVKVKAVNTTITKGKVKKFRGRIGQRSDVKKAYVTLEAGNTIDVATGL from the coding sequence ATGAGCACGAAACCCGAACATTACGATGTGATCGTCAAGCCGATCATCACCGAGAAAGCCACGATGGCCTCTGAAGCCAATGCGGTGGTGTTCCAGGTACGGCGCGACGCGACCAAGCCGCTGATCAAGGAAGCCGTCGAGGCCCTGTTCGGCGTCAAGGTGAAGGCGGTCAACACCACCATCACCAAGGGCAAGGTCAAGAAGTTCCGCGGCCGGATCGGCCAGCGGAGCGACGTGAAGAAGGCTTATGTGACGCTCGAGGCTGGAAACACCATCGACGTGGC